The Ramlibacter pinisoli genome has a segment encoding these proteins:
- a CDS encoding FHA domain-containing protein, with the protein MPKMIVSIDGVVIKEVQLTKDRTSLGRRPYNDIVIDNLAVSGEHAVLQMTGTEVFLEDLNSTNGTYINGKAVKKQLLQNNDTVEIGKYKIKYINEVPGATFDKTVIMKPGMVPPPVARPEGAAAPAPAPAGAEPGGVTGVIKVLSGAAAGREVPLVKVVTTIGKPGVAVAAITKRPHGFVVAHVEGGNKPTLNGTPIGAEPVTLKNGDLLELAGTQMQFVQG; encoded by the coding sequence ATGCCGAAAATGATCGTGTCGATCGACGGTGTCGTCATCAAGGAAGTGCAGTTGACGAAAGACCGCACGTCACTGGGGCGGCGGCCGTACAACGACATCGTCATCGACAACCTCGCCGTCAGCGGCGAGCATGCCGTCCTGCAGATGACCGGCACGGAGGTCTTCCTCGAGGATCTGAACAGCACCAACGGCACCTACATCAACGGCAAGGCCGTGAAGAAGCAGCTGTTGCAGAACAACGACACGGTCGAGATCGGCAAGTACAAGATCAAGTACATCAACGAGGTCCCCGGGGCCACGTTCGACAAGACCGTGATCATGAAGCCGGGCATGGTGCCGCCGCCGGTGGCCAGGCCCGAGGGCGCCGCGGCGCCGGCGCCGGCTCCGGCCGGGGCTGAACCCGGTGGCGTGACCGGTGTCATCAAGGTGCTCTCGGGCGCCGCCGCCGGCCGCGAGGTGCCGCTGGTCAAGGTGGTCACCACCATCGGCAAGCCGGGGGTGGCGGTGGCCGCCATCACCAAGCGTCCGCACGGCTTCGTCGTCGCCCATGTCGAGGGCGGCAACAAGCCCACCCTGAACGGCACGCCGATCGGGGCCGAGCCGGTGACGCTGAAGAACGGCGACCTGCTGGAGCTCGCCGGCACCCAGATGCAGTTCGTCCAGGGCTAA
- a CDS encoding CHASE2 domain-containing protein yields MLARHWTRIAVTLIPLFIALLHAGGVLPLGLLQRLDDVLYDARLRATMPRTLDERIVIVDIDEKSLAEVGRWPWGRNRLAELTDELFERQQAALLGFDVVFAEADESSGLKRLRQLAQGELKDQAGFAERVGQLGSSLDYDAAFARSLQKRPVVLGYYFTSDREGRTSGLLPPPVMAREALEGRPIRFTSWNGYGSNIEQLARAAPIAGFFNPIVDGDGVVRSIPLLAEHRDRHYESLSLAMFRTLVGLPAVEPGFPRDGTVSRSYQGLESVTLRLGQKTLSIPVDDRVAALVPFRGPGGPAGGSFRYVSAADLVGQRLPPGSLKGKIVLLGTTAPGLQDLRVTPVGETYPGVETHANMIAGLLDGKLHVRPDYAVGYEVVVLVLAGLTLAFALPLLSAAKAVGASVAVLAAVVGLNLWLYLGAGLVLPLASALVMVLTAFALNMSYGYFIESRSKRDLANLFGTYVPPELVDEMVKDPDSYSMAATNKELTVMFCDMRGFTKMSERMEPVQLQHLLNQVFNRLTDIIRANRGTIDKYMGDCVMAFWGAPVETAEHGHLAVKASLEMANAVRRLNEEHRVQGLPEIGVGIGLNTGMMCVGDMGSQVRRSYTVIGDAVNLGSRLEGLSKAYGVDIVVSETTRKIAGQFAWQELDRVRVKGKEQAVAIHWPLAPADWLEPAQVDELKVWGTFLRAYRAQDWDQCDVLLLNLRRMNPKKYLYELYSERVASMRLLPFDPEWDGATNFETK; encoded by the coding sequence GTGCTAGCCAGGCACTGGACCCGCATCGCGGTCACCCTGATTCCGCTGTTCATCGCCCTGCTGCACGCGGGCGGGGTCTTGCCGCTGGGCCTGTTGCAGCGCCTCGACGACGTCCTGTACGACGCCCGGCTGCGCGCCACCATGCCGCGCACGCTCGACGAGCGCATCGTCATCGTCGACATCGACGAGAAGAGCCTGGCCGAGGTGGGCCGCTGGCCCTGGGGACGCAACCGGCTGGCCGAACTCACCGACGAACTGTTCGAGCGCCAGCAGGCCGCCCTGCTCGGCTTCGACGTGGTGTTCGCCGAGGCCGACGAGAGCTCCGGCCTCAAGCGCCTGCGCCAGCTCGCGCAGGGCGAGCTGAAGGACCAGGCCGGCTTCGCCGAGCGCGTCGGCCAGCTGGGCAGCTCGCTCGACTACGACGCCGCGTTCGCGCGCTCACTGCAGAAGCGGCCGGTCGTGCTGGGCTACTACTTCACCAGCGACCGCGAGGGCCGCACCTCCGGCCTGCTGCCGCCCCCCGTGATGGCGCGCGAGGCCCTGGAGGGACGGCCGATCCGCTTCACCAGCTGGAACGGCTACGGCTCCAACATCGAGCAGCTGGCCAGGGCGGCCCCGATCGCCGGCTTCTTCAATCCCATCGTCGATGGCGACGGCGTGGTGCGCTCGATCCCGCTGCTGGCCGAGCACCGCGACCGCCACTACGAGTCGCTGTCGCTGGCCATGTTCCGCACGCTGGTCGGGCTGCCGGCGGTGGAGCCGGGCTTCCCGCGCGACGGCACCGTCTCGCGCAGCTACCAGGGCCTGGAGAGCGTCACGCTGCGCCTGGGCCAGAAGACGCTGTCGATCCCGGTCGACGACCGGGTGGCGGCGCTGGTGCCGTTCCGCGGCCCGGGCGGTCCCGCCGGCGGCTCGTTCCGGTACGTCTCGGCGGCCGACCTGGTGGGCCAGCGGCTGCCGCCGGGCAGCCTGAAGGGCAAGATCGTCCTGCTCGGCACGACCGCGCCCGGCCTTCAGGACCTGCGGGTGACCCCGGTCGGCGAGACCTACCCCGGAGTCGAGACCCACGCCAACATGATCGCCGGCCTGCTGGACGGCAAGCTGCACGTGCGCCCCGACTATGCGGTCGGCTACGAGGTGGTGGTGCTGGTGCTGGCCGGCCTCACGCTGGCCTTCGCCCTGCCGCTGCTGTCGGCAGCGAAGGCGGTCGGCGCCAGCGTCGCCGTGCTCGCCGCGGTGGTCGGCTTGAACCTGTGGCTGTACCTGGGCGCCGGGCTGGTGCTGCCGCTGGCCTCGGCGCTGGTCATGGTCCTGACCGCCTTCGCGCTGAACATGAGCTACGGCTACTTCATCGAGAGCCGGTCCAAGCGCGACCTCGCCAACCTGTTCGGCACCTACGTGCCGCCCGAGCTGGTCGACGAGATGGTCAAGGATCCCGACAGCTACAGCATGGCGGCGACCAACAAGGAACTCACGGTGATGTTCTGCGACATGCGCGGCTTCACCAAGATGTCCGAACGGATGGAGCCGGTGCAGCTGCAGCACCTGCTGAACCAGGTGTTCAACCGCCTGACCGACATCATCCGTGCCAATCGCGGCACCATCGACAAGTACATGGGCGACTGCGTGATGGCGTTCTGGGGCGCTCCGGTCGAGACCGCCGAGCACGGACACCTGGCGGTCAAGGCCTCGCTCGAGATGGCCAACGCGGTGCGCCGGCTCAATGAGGAACACCGTGTCCAGGGCCTGCCCGAGATCGGCGTGGGCATCGGCCTGAACACCGGGATGATGTGCGTGGGCGACATGGGCTCGCAGGTGCGCCGCAGCTACACGGTGATCGGCGATGCGGTGAACCTGGGCTCCCGGCTGGAGGGCCTGTCCAAGGCCTACGGCGTCGACATCGTCGTCAGCGAGACCACCCGCAAGATCGCCGGCCAGTTCGCCTGGCAGGAGCTCGATCGGGTCCGCGTCAAGGGCAAGGAGCAGGCGGTGGCGATCCACTGGCCGCTGGCCCCGGCCGACTGGCTGGAGCCGGCCCAGGTCGACGAACTCAAGGTCTGGGGGACGTTCCTGCGGGCCTACCGTGCCCAGGACTGGGACCAGTGCGACGTCCTGCTGCTCAATCTGCGCCGGATGAACCCCAAAAAATACCTTTACGAGCTGTATTCCGAGCGTGTAGCCTCGATGAGGTTATTGCCGTTCGATCCCGAGTGGGACGGCGCCACCAATTTCGAGACCAAGTGA